The following are encoded together in the Bacteroidota bacterium genome:
- a CDS encoding tetratricopeptide repeat protein: protein MVILLVACKHEVKRYIDPEDTHYSVDVRSVSRRINKDSKNAELYYKRANIFFVENKFKDAIADINVAIELSPKVAFYYMKLGEYYMSGDTANAKEAEKAYLKSIELDPSKEETHLKYAILLLAKQQYKEVVEQLTSVLNINSSNADAMFYLGMVNKETGDTANAIKRFQETANIDNGYYNAYMQLAFLYIDKDPQLALSYVDNAIRVDEFSDEAHYAKGLILEDRGEYTIAKEFYKRTIELNPQHRFAYFRLAYINAEVDKNMNKALEYLDKLLNIDPDFVQGLYFRGAIYKQMKMFDNAYNDLEKASRLQPDNQEIKAELEELRKG, encoded by the coding sequence ATGGTTATATTGCTTGTAGCTTGTAAGCATGAAGTCAAAAGATATATAGACCCTGAAGACACTCATTATTCCGTAGATGTCCGTTCAGTAAGCAGAAGGATTAATAAGGACTCTAAAAATGCTGAACTTTATTACAAAAGAGCCAATATTTTCTTTGTAGAGAATAAATTTAAAGATGCAATTGCGGATATTAATGTCGCCATTGAACTGAGTCCTAAGGTAGCCTTTTATTATATGAAGCTCGGGGAATATTATATGTCAGGCGATACAGCAAATGCTAAAGAGGCTGAGAAAGCTTATTTGAAATCTATTGAACTTGACCCGAGCAAAGAAGAAACGCACTTAAAGTACGCCATATTATTATTGGCTAAGCAACAATACAAAGAAGTTGTTGAACAACTGACGAGTGTTTTAAATATCAACTCTTCTAATGCAGATGCGATGTTTTACTTAGGGATGGTTAATAAGGAAACAGGTGATACTGCAAATGCAATCAAGCGTTTTCAGGAAACTGCCAATATAGACAATGGTTATTACAATGCCTATATGCAACTTGCATTTTTATATATAGATAAAGACCCGCAACTTGCTTTGTCTTACGTAGATAATGCTATAAGAGTGGATGAATTCAGCGATGAAGCTCATTATGCCAAAGGGTTGATTCTTGAAGACAGAGGTGAATATACTATTGCAAAAGAGTTTTATAAACGCACAATTGAATTGAACCCACAGCACAGATTTGCTTATTTTAGGTTAGCTTACATAAATGCAGAAGTCGATAAAAACATGAACAAAGCATTAGAATACCTTGATAAGCTATTGAATATTGACCCGGATTTTGTTCAAGGGTTATATTTCAGAGGTGCAATCTATAAACAGATGAAGATGTTTGACAATGCTTATAATGACCTGGAAAAAGCCAGTCGGCTACAGCCCGATAATCAAGAAATCAAAGCTGAGTTAGAAGAGTTGCGCAAAGGCTGA
- a CDS encoding MFS transporter, protein MTTEKNIKSQTRAWSLYDWANSAFSLTITSAIFPIYFEIVTASKAEMLRVWGIQIQNTALYSFILAFSFLIVALINPLLSGLSDVAGLKKRFLTLFTLLGSLSCAFLYFFSEEYLWIGISGFALSTIGYAGSLVFYNAYLPEISTPDRFDKLSAQGFAMGYAGSMILLIINLICISFFDTFGFADSKQATRFAFLSVGIWWACFGLYSISKMPHSPTVNTPQGLLKKGYLEALQVQQSIRKVPVQSKFLLAFFFYSMGVQTVMYIATLFGTKELHLESSKLIIVILLIQLVGIAGAYFFAFISKIKGTFFSISIMLFVWIAVCVSAYFIKTATHFYILAVAVGAVMGGTQSQSRSAFASIIPGKKDNASYFSFYELTEKVAIFIGTLSYGILIQITGGMRNSVILLASFFIAGLFFMWKLQIANKKNQWKPMP, encoded by the coding sequence TTGACAACAGAAAAGAATATTAAATCACAAACCAGAGCTTGGAGTCTTTATGACTGGGCAAACTCTGCATTTTCACTCACCATTACGAGTGCAATTTTTCCTATTTATTTTGAAATCGTAACAGCCAGTAAAGCTGAAATGCTAAGAGTTTGGGGCATACAAATACAAAATACTGCTCTCTATTCTTTCATTCTGGCTTTTTCATTTTTAATAGTTGCACTCATCAACCCTCTGCTGTCCGGCTTATCAGATGTAGCGGGATTGAAAAAACGCTTTCTCACACTCTTCACCTTATTGGGAAGTTTATCATGTGCATTTCTCTATTTTTTTTCTGAAGAATATCTTTGGATTGGAATATCCGGGTTTGCATTATCTACGATAGGTTATGCAGGCAGCCTGGTTTTTTACAACGCCTATCTACCCGAAATATCCACCCCCGACAGATTTGACAAACTCAGTGCGCAGGGCTTTGCTATGGGTTATGCAGGCAGTATGATTTTGCTCATCATTAATCTGATTTGTATATCCTTTTTTGACACATTTGGATTTGCGGATTCAAAACAAGCTACACGATTTGCATTTTTGAGCGTGGGGATCTGGTGGGCATGTTTTGGTTTGTATTCAATATCCAAAATGCCCCATTCACCAACTGTGAACACACCACAAGGACTATTAAAAAAAGGATATCTTGAAGCCCTTCAAGTGCAGCAATCTATTAGAAAGGTGCCGGTTCAATCTAAGTTTTTGCTCGCATTCTTTTTCTACAGTATGGGCGTCCAAACGGTGATGTACATCGCCACTTTATTTGGCACTAAGGAACTGCACCTTGAAAGCAGCAAACTCATCATTGTGATTTTGCTCATTCAGTTAGTAGGTATAGCCGGTGCATATTTTTTTGCCTTTATATCCAAGATTAAAGGTACTTTCTTTTCAATCAGCATTATGCTTTTTGTTTGGATTGCAGTTTGTGTAAGCGCCTATTTTATTAAGACAGCAACCCATTTTTATATTTTAGCCGTAGCCGTAGGTGCTGTAATGGGTGGCACACAGAGTCAATCGCGTTCGGCATTTGCAAGCATCATTCCGGGCAAGAAAGACAATGCATCCTATTTTAGTTTTTATGAATTAACCGAGAAGGTAGCAATTTTCATTGGTACACTTAGCTATGGTATTCTCATTCAAATAACGGGAGGCATGCGCAATAGTGTTATTTTATTAGCTTCTTTTTTCATTGCAGGTTTATTTTTTATGTGGAAACTACAGATAGCCAACAAAAAAAATCAATGGAAACCCATGCCCTAA
- a CDS encoding homogentisate 1,2-dioxygenase: protein MPFYQRIGQVPPKRHTQFRKPDGSLYAEELISTEGFSSIYSIVYHNYPPTMIKQIGKSVDISPKYVTTDNITPRCLQGFNVQPKEDYLESRVVLFGNNDVNVAVAAPKKSMTDYFFKNSEGDEIIFVHHGSGTMKSIYGELQFKYGDYIVVPRGTIYQMHFNDEDNRLLITQSFSPVTFPRRYTNNQGQLLEHSPFCERDIKTPQNLKTYDEHGDFLVKVRKTGYQYDFVYATHPFDAIGWDGLVYPYIFSIHDYEPITGRVHMPPPIHQQFEGHNFVICSFVPRMYDYHPLAIPAPYHHSNVDSDEVLYYVDGEFMSRKHVDKGMFTIHPKGIPHGPHPGTLEKSIGQKETRELAVMIDTFNASYLTQAALDVEDNQYYRSWLE, encoded by the coding sequence ATGCCATTTTACCAACGAATAGGTCAAGTGCCACCTAAGAGGCACACACAGTTTCGCAAACCGGATGGAAGTCTATATGCGGAGGAGCTTATCAGCACAGAAGGATTTTCAAGTATTTACTCAATTGTTTATCATAATTACCCTCCTACAATGATTAAGCAAATAGGCAAATCCGTTGACATTAGCCCTAAATATGTTACTACAGATAATATTACCCCGCGCTGTTTGCAGGGCTTTAATGTTCAACCCAAGGAAGATTATTTGGAAAGCAGGGTTGTCTTATTCGGCAATAATGATGTAAACGTTGCTGTTGCTGCACCCAAAAAGAGTATGACAGATTATTTCTTCAAAAATTCTGAAGGAGACGAAATTATTTTTGTGCATCACGGTTCTGGAACCATGAAGAGTATTTATGGAGAACTTCAGTTCAAATATGGTGATTATATTGTGGTTCCCAGAGGCACCATTTATCAAATGCATTTCAATGATGAAGATAACCGACTTTTAATTACACAATCCTTTAGTCCGGTTACATTCCCAAGACGTTACACTAACAATCAAGGTCAATTACTTGAGCATTCTCCTTTTTGTGAACGCGACATCAAAACACCACAAAATTTAAAAACTTATGACGAGCATGGCGATTTCCTTGTGAAAGTAAGAAAAACAGGTTATCAATATGATTTTGTGTATGCAACACATCCATTTGACGCAATCGGTTGGGACGGTTTGGTTTACCCTTATATTTTTTCAATCCATGACTACGAGCCGATTACAGGCAGGGTTCACATGCCCCCTCCCATACACCAGCAATTTGAAGGACATAATTTTGTCATTTGTTCATTTGTCCCAAGGATGTATGACTACCATCCTCTTGCAATCCCTGCTCCCTATCACCACAGCAATGTGGATAGTGACGAAGTGCTTTATTATGTAGATGGCGAATTCATGAGCCGCAAGCATGTTGACAAAGGGATGTTTACAATTCACCCCAAAGGGATTCCGCATGGTCCACATCCGGGTACACTCGAGAAAAGTATTGGTCAAAAAGAAACACGCGAACTCGCTGTGATGATAGACACATTCAACGCCAGCTACCTAACTCAGGCGGCTCTTGACGTGGAAGATAATCAGTACTACCGCTCTTGGCTTGAATAA
- a CDS encoding 3'-5' exonuclease produces MRILENIDLKSVLVMDIETVSGCKNFSDLPEKWQQLWSKKANNIKAAEEDTPESLYPRAAIYSEFGKVISICCGIFIKKEGEWFFKLKDFSGHDESVLLNDFADMLNKHFTSGLSRFCTHNGREFDIPYLCRRMIINGIKLPAMMDMSGLKPWEIQHIDTLELWKFGDYKAYTSLNVLAAVLDIPSPKDDIDGSMVGAVYWQENDLHRIVTYCKKDVVTTARVLMKLKGLKPIEDDYVIM; encoded by the coding sequence ATGAGAATACTTGAAAACATAGACCTCAAATCTGTTCTGGTAATGGATATTGAAACAGTATCGGGTTGCAAAAATTTTTCAGATTTACCCGAAAAATGGCAACAACTGTGGAGCAAGAAGGCAAACAACATTAAGGCGGCAGAAGAAGACACTCCTGAATCGCTCTATCCAAGGGCTGCTATTTATAGTGAATTTGGCAAAGTCATCTCTATTTGCTGTGGTATTTTTATCAAAAAAGAAGGAGAGTGGTTCTTCAAATTAAAGGACTTCTCAGGACATGATGAATCCGTATTGTTGAACGATTTTGCAGATATGCTGAATAAACATTTCACATCAGGTCTGTCACGTTTTTGTACACACAATGGACGCGAATTTGACATCCCTTATCTTTGTCGTAGAATGATTATCAATGGAATTAAATTACCGGCAATGATGGATATGAGCGGTCTTAAACCTTGGGAAATACAGCATATTGATACATTGGAATTGTGGAAATTTGGAGATTATAAAGCCTATACCTCTTTGAATGTGCTTGCAGCCGTTTTGGATATTCCTTCACCCAAGGACGATATTGACGGCTCAATGGTGGGTGCAGTATATTGGCAGGAAAATGACTTACATAGGATTGTTACTTATTGTAAAAAGGATGTAGTCACTACTGCACGTGTTCTAATGAAATTGAAAGGATTAAAACCAATTGAAGATGACTATGTCATCATGTAG
- a CDS encoding histidine phosphatase family protein: MNAKTLYIIRHGQTDFNKRNIVQGSGIDSDLNTVGRLQAESFYDFYKDEGFDIVYTSGLKRAIQSVDSFIQNGFEHRIHLGLNEINWGVLEGKENSPQQRKIFDEIMKEWRMGNLDKAIENGETPRQLMHRQTQSLDDILKTDAKKILISSHGRALRSFMCLLTCQSQQNMHLFPHTNLGLYVLEQVDDRRFEIVMKNNTDHLADALVTSYY, encoded by the coding sequence ATGAATGCAAAAACTCTTTATATAATCAGACACGGTCAAACAGATTTCAACAAAAGAAATATTGTACAAGGAAGTGGTATAGACTCCGACTTAAACACTGTTGGTCGTTTGCAAGCTGAGAGTTTTTACGATTTCTATAAAGACGAAGGGTTTGACATTGTTTATACATCAGGATTGAAGCGAGCTATCCAAAGTGTTGATTCATTTATTCAAAATGGGTTTGAACATAGAATTCATCTTGGACTGAATGAAATCAACTGGGGTGTTTTGGAAGGTAAAGAAAATTCACCACAGCAACGAAAAATCTTTGATGAAATCATGAAAGAGTGGCGTATGGGAAACCTTGATAAAGCCATCGAAAACGGTGAAACGCCAAGACAATTGATGCATCGACAAACACAAAGTTTAGACGACATCCTGAAAACAGATGCTAAGAAAATACTTATTTCTTCACATGGCAGAGCATTGCGCAGCTTCATGTGCCTACTCACATGCCAATCTCAACAAAATATGCATTTGTTTCCCCATACCAATTTAGGGCTTTACGTGTTGGAACAAGTTGACGACAGGAGATTTGAGATTGTGATGAAAAATAATACCGACCATTTAGCAGATGCATTAGTAACGAGTTATTATTAA
- a CDS encoding 30S ribosomal protein S16 — MAVKLRLQRHGRKKSAFYHIVAVDSRAPRDSKTIEKLGTYNPNTNPATIELNLDSAVKWLERGAQPTDTTRAILSYKGAIYKAHLNRGVKKGALTQEQADAKFDAWWEQKVSKVEGKKTRVVKSKADIMAERLKAETAKKEARSAKILAKNTPVEEVATEEPTEDVVTDETSEEVVAEVTPANDTTAETSEEPTAE, encoded by the coding sequence ATGGCAGTAAAATTAAGATTACAAAGACATGGTAGAAAGAAAAGTGCTTTCTATCACATTGTGGCGGTTGATTCACGTGCTCCAAGAGACAGTAAGACCATTGAAAAATTAGGAACTTATAATCCTAATACAAACCCTGCAACTATTGAGTTGAACCTTGATAGTGCAGTAAAATGGCTTGAAAGAGGTGCACAACCTACCGACACTACACGCGCAATCCTTTCTTACAAAGGAGCAATTTACAAAGCACACCTTAACCGTGGTGTAAAGAAAGGTGCTTTAACTCAAGAACAAGCCGATGCAAAATTTGATGCATGGTGGGAACAAAAAGTCAGCAAAGTAGAAGGCAAAAAGACTCGAGTTGTGAAGTCTAAGGCTGATATCATGGCTGAAAGATTGAAAGCTGAAACAGCGAAGAAAGAAGCAAGAAGCGCTAAAATTCTTGCTAAAAACACACCTGTAGAGGAAGTAGCGACAGAAGAGCCTACTGAAGATGTAGTAACTGATGAAACAAGCGAAGAAGTGGTTGCAGAAGTTACTCCGGCAAATGATACTACTGCTGAAACAAGCGAAGAACCTACTGCTGAATAA